CCCGGAACCCTACCCGCCCTGCTCGCCCTACCCGCCCTGCTCGCCCTGCCCGCCCGGTCCACCGTGCCCGACCTGCCCACCGTGGCCGCCGTGCCGGCCGCGCGGCCGGGGCGTCCGCTCGGCCGCCCGCTCGGCCTTGGCGATGCGGCTGCGCTGCTTCACCGAGCAGGTGTAGAAGCGCTCCCGGAGGTCGGCGGTCTCGGCCTCGGTGAGATCCCCGTGCCGCCCGCGCTCCTCCTGGCGCCGCTCCACCGCGCGGAACAGGCTGACCGCCACCGCCACCGACACGTTGAGCGACTGGCTGAAGCCGCGCATGGGGATGGCGTAGCTCAGGTCGGCCAGCGCCAGCGCCTCCGGCGAGACGCCGCGGTGCTCGTTGCCGAAGACCAGCGCCACCGGCCCGGCGAAGGAGAGGGCCGTGAGGTCGCGCGAGCCGGGGCCGAGGTGGGTGGCGTAGACCGCGAAGCCCCGCGCCTTGAGCGCCCCCAGGCACTCCT
This genomic interval from Anaeromyxobacter sp. contains the following:
- a CDS encoding RNA methyltransferase is translated as MEAFADVQNVNAVLRTAEAFGVQEVHVIEGPMKAFDRNKKISLNADKWLDVVRWKTSQECLGALKARGFAVYATHLGPGSRDLTALSFAGPVALVFGNEHRGVSPEALALADLSYAIPMRGFSQSLNVSVAVAVSLFRAVERRQEERGRHGDLTEAETADLRERFYTCSVKQRSRIAKAERAAERTPRPRGRHGGHGGQVGHGGPGGQGEQGG